The following proteins are encoded in a genomic region of Hymenobacter siberiensis:
- a CDS encoding TIGR02117 family protein yields MPLKLRKTLKLNAYTVGGIIGVAALYVGSALVLSAIPVPKADSNAPADVTVFLRTNGVHTDIVLPIKTNQIDWGQSLPIANIPSQDSTMRYIAFGWGDKGFYLDTPTWADLKVSTAFVAAFWLGSSAMHTTYFHSLAPGPETIPLHLSHAEYARLIAYIQRSFALDVAGRTQHIAGHSYGPDDAFYEAHRVYSFLYTCNTWTNNALKASGQRACLWTPSDKGIFLIYGR; encoded by the coding sequence ATGCCGCTTAAGCTTCGCAAAACGCTGAAATTAAACGCCTATACCGTTGGCGGCATCATAGGCGTCGCGGCGCTTTATGTGGGGTCGGCGCTGGTGCTGTCGGCCATTCCGGTGCCCAAGGCCGACTCCAACGCTCCGGCCGACGTCACGGTTTTTCTGCGCACCAACGGCGTGCACACCGACATCGTGCTCCCCATCAAAACCAACCAGATTGACTGGGGCCAGTCGCTGCCCATCGCCAATATTCCCTCGCAGGACAGCACCATGCGCTATATCGCCTTCGGGTGGGGCGATAAAGGATTTTACCTCGATACGCCTACCTGGGCCGACCTCAAGGTGAGCACGGCCTTCGTGGCGGCGTTCTGGCTGGGCTCGTCGGCCATGCACACCACCTACTTTCACAGCCTCGCGCCCGGCCCCGAAACCATCCCGCTGCACCTCAGCCACGCCGAATATGCCCGCCTGATTGCCTACATCCAGCGTAGCTTCGCCCTCGATGTCGCCGGCCGCACCCAGCACATCGCCGGCCACAGCTACGGTCCGGATGATGCTTTCTACGAGGCCCACCGCGTGTACAGCTTCCTCTACACCTGCAACACCTGGACTAACAATGCCCTGAAAGCCAGCGGCCAGCGCGCCTGCCTCTGGACGCCTTCCGACAAAGGTATTTTCCTCATCTACGGCCGGTAG